A genomic segment from Alistipes senegalensis JC50 encodes:
- a CDS encoding vWA domain-containing protein: protein MYTQSITRTHRTAFIFVIDGSGSMAEKIRFRGRLMTKADAVASITNGMLFELIERARRSDGVRDYYDIAVLGYSGDDEVYSLLPGSREAISVTELAAGEPPLKTEIVEYRLPDGSNALREISTPAWVEPEAVGQTPMCEALRRVRDIAAKWCADPVHAESFPPIVFNITDGEATDCDDEELCAVAEQIKSLRTADGNVLLVNIHIAAGDTPRTVFFPSTEEAGYPNRYAAVLYECSSLMPEVFDEAIREAKGPGATPPFRGMSYNASAEQLITMLNIGSISVKTE from the coding sequence ATGTACACACAGAGCATCACACGCACCCACCGCACGGCCTTCATCTTCGTCATCGACGGCTCGGGGTCGATGGCCGAGAAGATCCGCTTCCGCGGACGGCTGATGACCAAGGCCGACGCCGTGGCCTCGATCACCAACGGCATGCTGTTCGAGCTGATCGAACGGGCGCGCCGCAGCGACGGCGTCCGCGACTACTACGACATCGCCGTACTGGGCTATTCGGGCGACGACGAGGTCTACTCCCTGCTGCCGGGCAGCCGTGAGGCGATCTCCGTGACGGAACTGGCCGCCGGAGAGCCGCCGCTGAAAACCGAGATCGTGGAGTACCGGCTTCCCGACGGCAGCAACGCCCTGCGCGAAATCTCGACTCCGGCGTGGGTGGAGCCCGAAGCCGTCGGACAGACCCCGATGTGCGAAGCGCTGCGCCGCGTGCGCGACATCGCCGCGAAATGGTGCGCCGATCCGGTCCATGCGGAGAGTTTTCCGCCCATCGTCTTCAACATCACCGACGGCGAGGCCACCGACTGCGACGACGAGGAGCTCTGCGCCGTGGCCGAGCAGATCAAGTCGCTGCGCACGGCCGACGGCAACGTGCTGCTCGTGAACATCCACATTGCCGCGGGCGACACTCCGCGGACGGTCTTCTTCCCCTCGACGGAGGAGGCCGGCTATCCCAACCGCTATGCAGCGGTGCTCTACGAGTGTTCGAGCCTCATGCCCGAGGTGTTCGACGAGGCGATCCGCGAAGCCAAAGGCCCCGGCGCCACGCCGCCGTTCCGGGGCATGAGCTACAACGCCTCGGCCGAACAGCTCATCACGATGCTCAACATCGGGTCCATCAGCGTAAAGACCGAATGA